The Populus nigra chromosome 19, ddPopNigr1.1, whole genome shotgun sequence genome includes a window with the following:
- the LOC133680443 gene encoding cellulose synthase-like protein D4, translated as MASLSSQPSKKAIRSPVSTNNSSSQQGNRGSNSQTVKFARRTSSGRYVSLSRDDIDISGELSGGDYMNYTVQIPLTPDNQPMDTSVAVKTEEQYVSNSLFTGGFNSVTRAHLMDKVIESEVSHPQMAGSKGSSCAMPACDGMIMKDERGNDVIPCECRLKICRDCYMDAQKETGLCPGCKEQYKVGDYDDEIPNFSSGALPLPPPSKGGDHNNMTMMKRNQNGDFDHNRWLFETQGTYGYGNAFWPQDDMYGDDGDEEFPGGVLENMDKPWKPLSREQPISQAVISPYRLLILIRMVVLAFFLHWRIVNPNDDARWLWGMSVVCEVWFAFSWILDIIPKLHPMNRSTDLEVLRDKFDMPSPSNPSGRSDLPGVDLFVSTADPDKEPPLVTANTILSILSVDYPVEKVACYISDDGGALLTFEAMAEAASFADLWVPFCRKHNIEPRNPETYFNLKVDPTKNKSRPDFVKDRRKMKREYDEFKVRINGLPDSIRRRSDAFNAREEMKMLKHIRESGGDPLEPIKVPKATWMADGTHWPGTWASPAAEHSKGDHAGILQVMLKPPSPDPLMGGTDDKMIDFTDVDIRLPMFVYVSREKRPGYDHNKKAGAMNALVRASAVLSNGPFILNLDCDHYIYNCKAIREGMCFMMDRGGENICYIQFPQRFEGIDPNDRYANRNTVFFDGNMRALDGVQGPVYVGTGCMFRRFALYGFDPPNTNKTEQKKDSETLPLATSEFDPDLDFNLLPKRFGNSTLLAESIPIAEFQGRPLADHPAVKYGRPPGALRVPREPLDATTVAEAVSVISCWYEDKTEWGDRVGWIYGSVTEDVVTGYRMHNRGWRSVYCITKRDAFRGSAPINLTDRLHQVLRWATGSVEIFFSRNNAFLASRRLKLLQRFAYLNVGIYPFTSIFLIVYCFLPALSLFSGYFIVQTLDVAFLIYLLLITICLVVLAILEVKWSGIELEEWWRNEQFWLISGTSAHFAAVMQGLLKVIAGIEISFTLTSKSAGDEVDDIYADLYLVKWTSLMIMPIVIAMTNIIAMAFAFIRTIYSTVPQWSKFVGGAFFSFWVLAHLYPFAKGLMGRRGKTPTIVFVWSGLIAIIISLLWIAISPQKPNATADGVGGGFQFP; from the exons atGGCATCTCTATCTTCCCAACCATCTAAGAAGGCCATACGTAGCCCAGTAAGCACTAACAACAGCAGCTCCCAGCAGGGAAATCGTGGTTCCAACAGCCAAACTGTCAAGTTCGCTAGACGAACTTCAAGCGGTCGCTATGTTAGTCTATCAAGAGATGACATTGATATTTCTGGAGAACTATCCGGTGGGGATTACATGAACTATACGGTGCAGATTCCTCTCACACCCGACAATCAGCCAATGGACACGTCCGTGGCAGTCAAGACCGAAGAGCAATACGTTTCCAATTCTCTTTTTACAGGCGGGTTCAATAGCGTTACGCGTGCCCATCTCATGGACAAGGTGATAGAATCGGAGGTGTCTCATCCTCAGATGGCTGGATCCAAGGGCTCTTCGTGTGCAATGCCTGCTTGTGATGGCATGATCATGAAGGATGAGAGAGGAAATGATGTCATACCTTGTGAATGCAG GCTCAAAATTTGCAGGGATTGCTACATGGACGCCCAAAAAGAAACCGGTTTGTGTCCAGGTTGCAAGGAACAGTACAAGGTGGGTGATTACGATgatgaaataccaaattttTCCAGTGGAGCGCTGCCATTGCCACCTCCAAGTAAAGGTGGTGATCACAATAACATGACAATGATGAAGAGAAACCAAAATGGAGATTTCGATCACAACAGGTGGTTGTTTGAGACACAAGGTACTTACGGATATGGGAATGCCTTTTGGCCCCAAGACGACATGTATGGCGATGATGGCGATGAAGAGTTTCCGGGCGGCGTCCTAGAAAATATGGATAAGCCTTGGAAGCCCCTCAGTCGCGAACAGCCTATCTCCCAAGCCGTTATCAGCCCTTACAG GTTGCTGATTTTAATTCGAATGGTGGTGCTGGCTTTCTTCTTGCATTGGCGAATAGTGAATCCAAATGATGATGCAAGATGGTTGTGGGGTATGTCAGTGGTTTGTGAAGTGTGGTTTGCTTTCTCGTGGATCCTGGATATAATTCCCAAACTTCATCCCATGAACCGGTCCACTGATCTTGAGGTCCTCCGTGACAAGTTTGACATGCCATCGCCTTCCAATCCCAGTGGCCGATCTGATCTCCCTGGTGTTGACCTCTTTGTGTCCACTGCTGATCCTGATAAAGAGCCACCACTTGTCACAGCCAACACTATCCTTTCCATTCTCTCTGTGGATTATCCTGTAGAGAAGGTGGCATGCTATATCTCAGATGATGGAGGTGCGCTCCTCACTTTTGAGGCAATGGCCGAGGCAGCAAGCTTTGCTGATTTGTGGGTTCCATTCTGTCGAAAACATAATATTGAGCCAAGGAATCCTGAAACCTACTTCAACCTAAAAGTTGATCCAACTAAGAACAAGAGCAGGCCTGATTTTGTCAAAGATAGAAGGAAGATGAAAAGGGAGTACGATGAATTCAAGGTGAGGATCAATGGGCTTCCAGATTCTATAAGGAGGAGATCGGATGCTTTCAATGCAAGGGAGGAAATGAAGATGTTGAAGCACATAAGGGAGAGTGGAGGTGATCCTTTGGAGCCAATAAAGGTCCCGAAAGCTACATGGATGGCTGATGGCACCCATTGGCCTGGAACTTGGGCGTCCCCAGCTGCCGAACATTCCAAAGGTGACCATGCTGGAATTCTTCAG GTGATGTTGAAGCCTCCTAGCCCTGACCCACTGATGGGAGGAACGGATGATAAGATGATAGACTTCACAGATGTGGATATACGTCTACCTATGTTTGTGTACGTCTCACGAGAAAAGAGGCCAGGTTATGACCATAACAAAAAAGCTGGTGCCATGAATGCTCTTGTAAGAGCATCTGCCGTTCTATCCAATGGTCCATTCATTCTCAACTTAGATTGCGATCACTACATCTACAACTGCAAAGCTATCAGGGAAGGAATGTGCTTCATGATGGACAGAGGAGGTGAAAATATCTGCTATATACAGTTCCCTCAGAGATTTGAAGGCATTGATCCTAATGATAGATATGCTAATCGCAATACTGTGTTTTTTGATGGAAACATGCGTGCCCTTGATGGTGTTCAG GGCCCGGTTTATGTTGGAACGGGTTGCATGTTTAGAAGATTTGCTTTATACGGATTTGATCCACCCAATACAAACAAGACGGAGCAAAAGAAAGATTCAGAGACGCTTCCCTTAGCAACTTCCGAATTTGATCCTGATCTTGATTTCAATCTGCTACCCAAGCGGTTTGGGAATTCTACATTGCTGGCTGAATCTATTCCTATTGCCGAGTTCCAAGGCCGGCCGCTAGCTGATCATCCTGCTGTCAAGTATGGCCGTCCTCCTGGTGCTTTGAGGGTCCCTCGTGAACCACTTGATGCTACTACAGTTGCTGAAGCTGTGTCTGTCATTTCTTGCTG GTATGAGGACAAGACTGAATGGGGGGACAGAGTGGGTTGGATTTATGGTTCAGTCACGGAAGATGTTGTGACAGGCTATAGAATGCACAACCGTGGCTGGCGCTCTGTCTATTGCATAACCAAGCGCGATGCATTTCGTGGCTCAGCTCCAATTAACCTCACTGACCGTCTTCACCAGGTGCTTCGTTGGGCTACTGGCTCTGTTGAGATTTTCTTCTCCAGAAACAATGCCTTTTTGGCCAGTAGGCGTCTCAAACTTCTCCAGCGCTTTGCTTATCTTAATGTTGGCATCTACCCATTCACCTCGATTTTCTTGATCGTCTATTGCTTTCTCCCTGCACTCTCACTTTTTTCCGGATACTTCATTGTCCAAACTCTGGACGTTGCATTTTTAATCTACTTGCTACTCATAACTATTTGCCTCGTCGTTCTGGCTATTCTAGAGGTGAAATGGTCTGGTATAGAGTTGGAAGAGTGGTGGAGGAACGAACAGTTCTGGCTTATCTCTGGAACCAGTGCCCACTTTGCTGCTGTCATGCAAGGCCTTCTCAAGGTGATTGCAGGAATTGAGATATCTTTCACATTGACTTCCAAGTCTGCAGGAGATGAAGTTGACGATATCTATGCAGACTTGTATCTTGTAAAGTGGACATCTTTGATGATTATGCCCATTGTTATTGCCATGACAAACATAATTGCCATGGCCTTTGCTTTTATAAGGACGATTTATAGCACAGTTCCGCAGTGGAGTAAGTTTGTTGGTGGAGCTTTCTTTAGTTTCTGGGTGTTGGCTCATTTGTATCCTTTTGCCAAGGGCTTGATGGGGAGAAGAGGAAAGACCCCAACCATTGTGTTCGTTTGGTCCGGTCTCATTGCCATAATAATCTCTTTGCTATGGATTGCCATTAGCCCACAAAAGCCAAATGCAACAGCTGACGGAGTTGGGGGAGGGTTTCAGTTCCCTTGA